The Rhodoferax ferrireducens T118 DNA segment TATTCACGTATCACTGGAACTGGCAGTTATCTGCCGCCCCGTCGACTGACCAATTCCGATCTGGCGGCAGAACTTGCCACGCAAGGTGTTGAAACTTCGGACGACTGGATTGTTGAGCGCACCGGCATTCGAGCGCGTCATTTTGCTGCGCCGGAGGTTTGCAGCAGCGATCTGGGCCTTGAAGCCGCGCGCCGGGCTTTGCAGGCTGCGGGGGCAAAGGCCCAAGATATTGACCTCATCATCGTCGCCACCTCCACGCCCGATATGGTGTTCCCCTCAACCGCTTGTATATTGCAGGACAAGCTGGGAGCCAATGGTTGCCCGGCGTTCGACGTGCAGGCTGTCTGCAGCGGTTTTATTTACGCTTTGAGCATTGCCGACGCAATGATCAAGACCGGCGCTGCCAAGAAAGCGCTGGTGATTGGCGCAGAAGTCTTTTCACGTATTCTCGATTTCAAGGACCGGACCACGTGTGTGCTGTTCGGTGATGGCGCTGGCGCCGTGGTGCTGGAAGCGTCCGACACCCCCGGTATTCTCGCCAGTGACTTGCATGCGGACGGCAAGCATGTTGGCATTCTGTGTGTACCGGGTCACGTCTCGGGTGGCAATGTGCTGGGCGCCCCGTTGCTGCAGATGGATGGCCCGGCCGTGTTCAAGCTGGCGGTGGGCGTGCTGGATGAAGCCGCCCGCGCCGTTCTGGCCAAGGCGGGCAAGACAGCGGCCGATATTGACTGGCTGATTCCTCATCAGGCTAATATTCGCATCATGCAGAGCAGCGCCAGAAAACTCAAACTGTCGATGGATAAAGTCGTCGTCACGGTTGACCAGCATGGCAATACCTCCGCGGCGTCCATTCCCCTGGCGCTTGATGCGGCGGTGCGTAGCGGCAAGGTCAAAGCGGGTGAACTGCTGCTGCTGGAAGGGGTGGGCGGCGGATTTACCTGGGGTGCTGTGCTACTGAATTTGTAGCATATCTTGAAGCAAGAACGGGGGCTATAGCCTCATTTAGTCCTAATATTAGCCAAAACAGCATGCAAGCTTTCGCTTTTGTTTTTCCCGGCCAAGGGTCCCAGTCCCTGGGTATGCTTGACGCTTGGGGTGATCATCCGGTGGTGTTGGAAACGCTCCAGGAAGCCTCCGATGCCTTGGGTGAAGATGTTGCAAAGCTCATCCGGAGCGGTCCCAAGGAAGCGCTGGCCCTGACGACGAATACCCAGCCGGTGATGTTGGTGGCAGGGGTGGCCGCGTACCGTGTCTGGATGACCGAGACCGGCGCTGCGCCATCCGCTGTGGCGGGGCATTCGTTGGGCGAATACTCGGCGCTGGTGGCTGCCGGTGTGCTGACACTGACTCAGGCCGCCCCGTTGGTGCGCTTTCGGGCCCAGGCCATGCAGGATGCGGTGCCTGTCGGCGTGGGCGCCATGGCCGCCATTCTTGGCTTGGATTCTGCAAAAGTCATAGCGGGCTGTGCAGAGGTCACCAAGGAGTTGGGCGAAACATTGGATGAAGTAGTGGAAGCCGTCAATTTCAATGACCCTCTGCAGACGGTCATTGCCGGTACGAAAGCAGCCGTTGAAAGAGCCTGTGTGGTGTTAAAGGCCAAGG contains these protein-coding regions:
- a CDS encoding beta-ketoacyl-ACP synthase III, translated to MKLYSRITGTGSYLPPRRLTNSDLAAELATQGVETSDDWIVERTGIRARHFAAPEVCSSDLGLEAARRALQAAGAKAQDIDLIIVATSTPDMVFPSTACILQDKLGANGCPAFDVQAVCSGFIYALSIADAMIKTGAAKKALVIGAEVFSRILDFKDRTTCVLFGDGAGAVVLEASDTPGILASDLHADGKHVGILCVPGHVSGGNVLGAPLLQMDGPAVFKLAVGVLDEAARAVLAKAGKTAADIDWLIPHQANIRIMQSSARKLKLSMDKVVVTVDQHGNTSAASIPLALDAAVRSGKVKAGELLLLEGVGGGFTWGAVLLNL
- the fabD gene encoding ACP S-malonyltransferase, with protein sequence MQAFAFVFPGQGSQSLGMLDAWGDHPVVLETLQEASDALGEDVAKLIRSGPKEALALTTNTQPVMLVAGVAAYRVWMTETGAAPSAVAGHSLGEYSALVAAGVLTLTQAAPLVRFRAQAMQDAVPVGVGAMAAILGLDSAKVIAGCAEVTKELGETLDEVVEAVNFNDPLQTVIAGTKAAVERACVVLKAKGAKRALSLPVSAPFHSSLMKPAATRLKEKLKSVDFLAPQIALINNVDVAVEVDADRIRDALYRQAFGPVRWVECIQALKARGLTTLVECGPGKVLVGTVKRIDPDLNAIALSDPASLVELKKLLLGAA